The following proteins come from a genomic window of Gadus morhua chromosome 11, gadMor3.0, whole genome shotgun sequence:
- the ccdc127a gene encoding coiled-coil domain-containing protein 127a, whose product MNNLNDPPRWNIDPDPGERRAGGGNGNPWNYALLIPMLGLAAFRWIWSRESQREIDEVKVRHNEQVSSIRTEMEKKYGHSLIEVRRAAALLEIQVETEKQRVEGYKKAMQSHRLQMMDEKKHLKQERDGLEQEKQRMLQSGTAGAVLRDALEQERAERPRAEAALRELEARLVERQNAYCSILRPRAQRQEMEQEMLLDAVKVGLGRGVELERDLKDIFRKDKHCADVLNTDDRKNGSLMWVYLKYWQLQVTVEGHKRAHDAVRRGKMGSRVE is encoded by the exons ATGAACAACTTGAACGACCCCCCCAGATGGAACATTGACCCAgacccaggagagaggagagctgggGGTGGTAATGGTAACCCATGGAACTACGCCCTATTGATCCCGATGCTTGGACTGGCGGCCTTCC GTTGGATCTGGAGCAGGGAGTCCCAAAGGGAAATCGATGAGGTGAAGGTGCGGCATAATGAGCAGGTCTCCAGCATAAGgacagagatggagaagaaGTACGGACACTCCCTGATAGAGGTGCGCAGGGCCGCGGCTCTGCTGGAGATACAGGTGGAGACGGAGAAGCAAAGGGTCGAGGGCTACAAGAAGGCCATGCAGTCCCATAGGCTGCAGATGATGGATGAAAAGAAGCACTTGAAGCAG GAGCGTGATGGCCTGGAGCAGGAGAAGCAGAGGATGCTGCAGTCTGGTACGGCCGGGGCGGTGCTGCGCGACGCCCTCGAGCAGGAGAGGGCAGAGCGTCCGAGGGCAGAGGCGGCTCTGAGGGAGCTGGAGGCCCGCCTGGTGGAGCGGCAGAACGCCTACTGCTCCATCCTGAGGCCCCGAGCCCAGCggcaggagatggagcaggagaTGCTGCTGGACGCCGTGAAGGTTGGCCTGGGCCGGGGCGTGGAGCTGGAGAGGGATCTGAAGGACATCTTCAGGAAGGACAAGCACTGTGCCGATGTGCTGAACACAGACGACCGTAAGAACGGCAGCCTGATGTGGGTGTATCTGAAGTACTGGCAGCTGCAGGTCACGGTGGAGGGGCACAAGAGGGCCCATGACGCCGTTCGGAGGGGGAAAATGGGTTCTCGTGTTGAGTGA